In the genome of Pseudanabaena sp. BC1403, the window TCAGATCAAAAATTGACTAGTAATTAGCAAAAAAAGTAGCAATTCTAATCATAAAAATCGTTTTTGAAATTCCGCCTACTGCGGGATTTCAAAAACGATTTTGGTGTTTTCATTGGCAAAGGCTCTGGAAACACCAAAATCGTTTTCATAATGAGAATTGCTGTCTCTATAAACATCAAACATAAATTAAGTAAATTTTGCTTAATTTATGTTTGATGTTGCAAGATAAATTCTTGGATGCGATCGCAAGTTTCAGGACGGATTTCATGGGACATCTCATATTCTTCATATTCCACGGTTACACCTAAACGCTCAAAGACCTCCCTAGTATTACGCGCTACACCGATTGGAACAACAGTATCCTCTGTCCCATGAGCGATCAAAATTGGCGGGAATGAGTGGTCTGAAAGTTCTTGCAATTCTTCTTCCGTGATATGCAAGTAGCCGCTCAGGGCTATTAATCCTGCTAATGGGAATGCCAAACCTACGTCCAAGGTCATTGCCCCACCCTGTGAAAACCCTAACAAAAAAGTTTTCTCTAAAGGGATGCCCGTCATTGCTGGTAAATCTTCAAGAAACTGGCTGAGTAGTTCACAGCTTTTGGCTAAACCCTCAATATCCAGACTTTGCAGGTCATACCACATCTTGCCATTGGGCATTGGATGGTTAAATGGAGCTTCAGGACAAATCCATTGATAATTGGCGAGTCCAACCATAGGCGCAAGCGAGATCAAATCATCACAGTTTGCGCCCCAACCATGTAGGGCAACGATTACGCCTTTGGCATCAGGATTGGGTAATTTTGAAGGAAGCGATCGGTAATTTAAGGTCATGAGCAAAATTATATATTTGTATAGCGATCGCAGTAGTCCTGCCCTCAAGTACGGACTAAAAGCTCACACCCTTTGTAAAGGGTTGCTTAGAAGTTTTTTAGCCTGCTTCAGCAGACTTGCCTCAAAACCGATTGTAGAGTTTGCCGCGCCTACTGCGTGGCAAACTCTACAATCGGTTTCATAATTAGAATTGCAGCTTTACAATAAACCATAATTCTTGGCGGAATCTAGTGAAATATCTGGCAAGTTATGCAGCATATCATTCCATGTAGTTTGAGATTGCAGTGCATCTATGACTATCTGCATTGGTTCGGCAAAAATTACTTGAAAATCTGCTTCTTCGGGTAACTGAGTTTTATACGCCAATTGCTCATGAGGTGGTTTGAACTGAGCGTTAACGCCCGCTTTGTTGCCTCTGGCATCAACCCGATACCAACCAATTTCGGGCAAGTAGATGGCATTGAAACCATGCAAACTGTATGGTGCACCTCGATCATCAATGCTTAATCGCTGATAACAAAATCCTGCTGGAATCTGGTTTGCACGTAGTAGGGCGGCGAGCAAATGACTCTTCGCGAAGCAGTAACCAGTTTTATGTTGTAGAACATCTGACGCTCGACAGGTCACAGGATTCATGTGAAAGTCAAAACTGTGGCAGATATTGTCTCTTACCCATTCAAAGCAAGCTTTGGCGATCGCGTCTGGAGTCTTGTGTCCCGATGCGATTTGTTGGGAGCATTTAATAATTTCGGGATGCTGCCAATCGATAACTTCAGTAACTTGTAAATACTCTTCCATATCAAAAAGCTTTAACTCTTATAGCCATCAATGTTTAGGATAAAACCAAAACTCAAGAGAGAGTTGCGGCGCTTAGCGCCGCAACTCTCTCTTGATTTTTATCTAAGTGACAAATGGTAAGGCTTAGCAACATCGCTTACAATGAAAACGCATAGGATATGCACCTTTAAAAATCAAATCATACAAACTTTTCAAAAATTGCTGGAGAATTGCCTGAATGCAACTCGTCGCGCTTCAGAACTTACTGGACAACTCATCATTTGCCGTCCTCTTTGCGACCATGCTCGTTTTCTGGGTACATGTCGCATTCCCTAACTTGCCATATTTGCGATCGCTTGGTAACGCAGGCATGGCGATCGCAAATCTCTGTATTGCTACATTACTGGGAGCGCGCTGGATTGATGCAGGCTATTTCCCATTAAGCAATCTTTACGAGTCGTTATTTTTCTTAGCATGGGGTATTACCACCATGCATATCGTGGTTAATCGCATCGGCAATAAAAGCGCCAATGACACCGCCAAGCGTCTAGTTGGGGCTTTCACTTCACCCCTCGCAATGGGAATCACCGCTTTTGCTGCCCTAGCCCTGCCATCGGGGATGCAAGTTTCTGAGCCACTTGTCCCTGCACTGAAGTCTAACTGGTTGATGATGCATGTTAGCGTTATGCTGCTTAGTTATGCAGCTTTAATGACAGGTAGCATTTTAGCGATCGCCTTTTTGATTGTTACCCGTGGTCAAGATGTGGTCTTACAGGGTAGTTCCTTCGGCACAAATCTCCGCAGTGTTGCTGATGGAAATAGCACTAATAATTCTAGCTCTGAGACATTTGCGGCTTTTGCGGTTGAGAGTATGGGCGGTATTTTGAATTCGGGAAATTTACAATCAGCGAATAGTATGACGCTGACCGCAGATGCGATCGCTACCCAAGCTAAGCCTCTATCTTTACGTCGTCTTACTATTGGCGAGACCTTAGATAATCTCAGTTATCGCGCGATCGGCTTAGGTTTTCCGCTGCTGACGATTGGGATCATTGCAGGCGGAGTATGGGCAAACGAAGCATGGGGTTCTTACTGGAGTTGGGATCCTAAGGAAACATGGTCTTTGATTACATGGTTAGTATTTGCGGCTTATTTGCATACGCGCATTACTAAGGGCTGGCAAGGACGCAAACCTGCGATTTTGGCTAGCGTTGGGCTATTAGTAGTCTGGACTTGCTATCTCGGCGTAAATCTTCTCGGTAAAGGTCTGCACAGTTACGGTTGGTTTCTTTAATAAAAAATATACCCACTCGTAGGGGCAGGTTTTGGAATAAATCTATGGGTAAACCATTGAATTGTGGCTAAACCTGCCCCTACAAGGATTTTTCACTGGCAATCCCCTTGCAGAGAAAATATACCCATGCGTAGGGGCAGGTTTTTGAATGAATCTATGGTTTAACTATAGGACTGTGACTAAACCTGCCCTTACAAAGATTTTTTACTTTTTTGAGATTTTAGCGGTTGCTTAGCTCTTGCTCAAGTTTTGGGAGACTCTCCAACTCAAACACAGTAATTTGTCCAGAATTAGCGCTACCCTTGCCATTTTGTAATAACTCCACCCAGTAGCCGTACTTCTTGCCTTGACGTAATTCTCCTTGCAATGCACTGAGAATTGGCGAAGCATTCTTAGCTTGCGATCGCTGCACCATTGCTGCTGTCGGATAGGCGTAAACCCGTTTAGCCATCGCATAGTCACGCATAATATCTGGCCCATAAATAGAGCGGAGCGACTCTTCTAGACGAGAGCGTGTCACCCCATTAATAATGTCAAAAAATCTAATCTGCTCACTCCTAATGAGATTTGCATCGCTTTTCTGTATGGCGGCAATCCCTGGTAACACTACACTGGCTTGGAATTGAAATCGTCTTGATGGCGTGTCACTTTTTCGCACGAGCAGACGCTCGCCATTCTCTGGTCGCAATGCTGGGTTAGTTCTAATCCAATCAATGACTTGATCGGGTGTTTGACCTGGCAAGGCGATCGCGGATGGCATGACTGATTGCCAAGTTGTTGGTATGGCAATACTGACGATCTGCGTCAAAAGCGTTGTGGCGATCGCAATTTTGATGTTTGCGCTTTTAAAGCAATTCATGGGAGTCCTCTACACCAATTAAATCCTATTGGACAAATTTAGCTGGCAAATAATGGGTGACAGGATATCACGGACGGGCATAATTGCAATGACTTTTTCAGTCTTTTTATGGCATTTTGGGAAGTTAGTATAGTGAATCGCCTGTCATATCAGACAAAATCAAAACCCAGTCACAGAGTTACAGCGCTTTGCGCTGCAACTCTGTGACTGGGTTTAATGCCTGAAAAAACTTGATTTTGGGTTTTTGTTAAAAAAATTTCAAAAAAATATGCGTAGAGTATTGACAAACGTCTTGTAAATCTACATAATGAGGAGCGCTTAAATAAAGAAACGCAAAAAACGAGCTGCAAACCAGCTAGTCAAAAGCAATCTTTAAAGTTGATTTAAGCAAAAATTTGGGTTCGTAGTTCAATTGGTTAGAGCACCGCCCTGTCACGGCGGAAGTTGCGGGTTCGAGCCCCGTCGAACCCGTTCTAATAACAAAAAAAAGAAAGTCGTTGTTTGTCAATGGCTTTCTTTTTTTGCTATTAGTTAGAATAGATTTTGCTAATAAGTGCCTTAAAAACGTCTATTCTCATTGCGAAAATTAGTTATAAGTAGCTAGGCATAATTAATTACACACCCAAACCCATAGAGTTACCCCGCTGCGGGGCGCAACTTTACGGGTTTGGATAATTTATTTTGCACAAGTAATTAGCTTACGAAAATAAACCAAGAAATCAATTTCTTGACTCAAGTCTCAAGTCTGCTGGGAGATAAACCTGCTTGAAAAAAGAATACTTCTAAGCAAATCGGTTCAGATGGTTTGAGCTTTTAGAACGCACTTGAGTACAGTAGTTTTGATTGGCGACTATATTACCCTTTCATCAAAACCAATTTTGAGATTTTCAGCGCCTGCGGCGCTGAAAATCTCAAAATTGGTTTCATAATTACAATTTCTAGTGTGACAGATATAGCGATCGCTATATCTGTCACACTAAAAGAGCGAGCGCTATCCAATGATTTAAACTTTGTTGACTAAATTAGATATCTTTTGAATAAGTAAAATACGATGATTGTTGCGAGTCTCCTAATCCGCGAAAAATTACTGTCAGCTATCGCAGTTCACCCACTGATAGTTACTGCGGATGCACTAGTCATGACTGCGATCACTGCTATGGGGGAAACAGGAGCTAGTTGTGGACTGGTGGTGAGCAATGCAGATCCTAAAGAGAATAGCTTAATCGGCATTCTTACTGAGAGTGATATTGTTCGTTTAGTTGCTCAGAGCATTCCCTTAGACCAACCGATCCATTCGGTAATGCAGTACCGTGTGGTTACTATTCAAGAATCAGCGCTGAGAGATATTCAATCAGTTTTAAATATATTCCAACAGCATCGAGTTCATCATTTGCCTGTACTAGATGGAGATCGCCTTGTCGGACTATTAACTCAAGATGTATTAACTGAGCTATTGTCAGAGATCGTTTTAAACGTTGATACTAGTACAAATATTGTCGATCAAACCGCATCTCTGCGTTACCGAGCTTTGATGGATGGGGCTAGTGATGCGATTTTGGTGGCAAATTCTCAAGGTAACTTGATCGAGGTCAATCAAAGAGCAGAAGCTCTCTTAGGCTATAGCCGAGAAGAACTGACTAGTCTACATATGTCTCAAATCCATCCACCCGAATCGCTGGAGGCGGCGCGAAACCATTTCCGAAATGTCGCTCAAAAGAATATTGGACCAAATCTTGACAGCATAGTCCTGCGAAAAGATGGAGATTTGATTCCAGTCGAAATTACTGGTAGTCGTATTGAATTAAATGGTGAGTATTTTGCTCTGGGGATTTTTAGAGATATTAGCGATCTCAAACAAACAGAACTACTGCTACAAAATCTATCCACTCGATTAGAACTGGCGCTTCAATCTGCCCAAATTGGAACTTGGGAATGGGACGTTGTCACCAATGGACTGATTTGGGATGAGCGCATGTATGAACTCTATGGCGTGAATCCTGATGATTTCTCTGGAGCTTATGAAGCATGGATAAATGCTATGCATCCTGAAGATCTCCCAAACGCCTTAGAGGTTTCTCGGCAAGCCTTAGCAGGCGAAAAAGAATATAACACTGAGTTTCGAGTTGTCCTAAAAGATGGAGGCATTCGCGCCATCAAAGCCCATGCGATCATTCAGTGGAATGAGCAAGGGGAACCTATGCGGATGATAGGAATTAATTACGATATTAGTGATCGCAAACAAGCCGAGTTGGATTTGCAACAGGAGGTACTAAGGCGAGCCACTATATTCAATGCATCCTCAGATGGCATTCACATTTTAGACATAGAAGGCAATCTACTTGAATTCAATGATAAGTTTGCTCAAATGCTCGGTTATACATCTGCTGAAATTGCTGATTTTAATGTAGCTGACTGGGATGCTCAATGGACTCCTGAAGAGCTTCATGAAGTTATTAGGCAAAATATACTTAATGATAATATTTTTGAAACGCTACACCGCCGCAAGGACGGGTTGATATTTCCTGTTGAGATCTCTCGACGATTAATGGAGTGGCAAGGAGAATTTGCCCTTGTTTGTATTTCGCGTGATATCAGCGATCGCAAACAAGCAGAAATAGCCCTTCAAGAAAGCCAACATTTTATTCAACAAATTGCTGAAGCATCCCCCAATATTCTTTATCTTTATGACATTCAAGAGCAGCGCAATGTCTATACCAATCGAGAAATATTTACAATCTTGGGCTATTCGTCCGAAGAAATTCAAGCAATGGGAGAAAATTTTGTCCTAGATTTGATGCATCCTGACGATCAGAAATCTGCTCTTCTTAAATACTATGAAAAGGTTAAGGTGGCTCAGGATCGTGAAATTGTTGAAACAGAATATAGAATGCGACATGCGAATGGCGAATGGCGATGGCTTTATAGCCGCGATGTCGTATTTAGTCGCGATGTTAATGGACAGGTTAAGCAAACTATTGGTACGGCTCAGGATATTACGGAACGCAAACGATTGCAACAATCTCAAAACCGTTTGACTGCTATTTTAGAGGCTTCGACCGATTATATTAGTATGTCAGATGTCAAGGGTGTTATATTTTGGCAAAATGCCGAGTTGAAACGTTTGTGTGGCATCAATCTTAACGAAAATGCAATGCAATTTGGACTTGTCGATTGCCATCCCCAATGGGCGATTGATTTGTTAGAGCAGGAGGCAATTCCATTTGCGATCTCCAATGGAAGCTGGCTTGGCGAAACTGCATTATTAGATGCAGAAGGTAAAGAAATTCTTGTATCTCAATTAGTCCTTGTCCATAGATCATCGCAGGGAGAGATCGAGTTTTTCTCAAACATCATGCGTGATATGCGAGTTTACAAAGAATATGAACGGCAGCTAGAAAGAACAAACACCGATCTGATTCGTGCCACCAGCCTCAAGGATGAATTTCTAGCCAATATGAGCCATGAACTTCGCACTCCTCTCAATGCCATTTTAGGTATGACCGAAGGATTACAGGAGGGTGTTTTTGGAGCTGTGAATGAAAGGCAACTCAAAGCATTAAAGACCGTTGAGAGCAGCGGCTCTCATTTGTTAGAGTTAATTAACGATATTCTGGATGTTTCCAAAATTGAATCGGGTCAGATCTCACTAGACTATGCCTCTACTGATGCTATTGCGCTGTGTCAAGCTAGTCTCATCTTTATCAAGCAACAAGCGCTAAAAAAACACATCCAGATCGAGGCAAAACTGCCACAAAATCTCCCCAATTTATGGGTTGATGAAAGGCGTATCCGTCAAGTCTTGATTAATCTACTCAATAATGCCGTCAAATTCACTTTAGAAGGAGGACTCATTACCCTAGAAGTTACCCAACTTCCCCCTGAACTAAGCACGACTGAATGTACATCACAAAGCTTTCTGAGAATTGCGGTGACTGATACTGGCATAGGTATTGCCCCTGAAAATATCCATAAACTATTTCAGCCATTTATCCAAATCGATAGTGCTTTAAATCGCAAGTATACTGGTACTGGCTTGGGATTATCTCTCGTGAAGCGAATCGTCGAATTACATGGCGGTAGAGTTGGACTAACGAGTGAGATAGGTGTTGGTAGTTGCTTTACGATCGAGCTACCATATACTCCTCTCTCGGCTGATCAATCCCGATCGCAAAATCTCATTACTAATTCTGAAGTAAACTTCCCAGTTGCCGACGCAACAGATGATATAAAATCGCCTCTAATATTATTAGCAGAAGATAATGAAGCGAATATCACGACGCTTTCTAGTTACTTAATTGCTAAGGGGTATCATGTTGTCATAGCAAAAAATGGACTAGAGGCGATCGCCTTGGCTAAAGATCATCTTCCTCAGTTGATTTTGATGGATGTGCAAATGCCAGAAATGGATGGTCTGGAGGCTATCAAGCAAATTCGCCTTGATCCAGACATGGTAAAGATTCCGATTATTGCGTTGACAGCTCTAGCTATGGCAGGCGATCGCGAGAAATGTTTAGAAGTAGGCGCTAATGATTATTTGACGAAACCAGTTAAACTTAAGCAGTTGGTTGAAATTATTCAGCAGCTTTTAGTATAAGCTTTTATCCACAATGTTTTTAAGCAACAAAATAGTTTATGGATATGCGATCGCTCTATGTATTACCTCATTAGGTACTGCATCTGGTCTGCTGCTGGGAAATTATTATCATCAAGAAGCATTACAAAAAAGCCAAACTATATCGCAAGAGCATCAATCACTAAATGCTCTTCAATTAGATGTTTTATATAATCGCCCTGCCAAACAATTATCTTCCTATGTAAAAGAAGATCCACAGGATTTTCGGCGTGAGAGCGCCAAATTTTTGGAATCCATTCAAACGACCTTAACCATTTTGGAAAATCATACTGCTTCAGGGAAGTTATCCAAGATCGAAGGTATTGAACCATTGATAAATGAACATAAGGTCTTTTTAAGAGAATTTAAACAAGAATCTCAAGACCTGATCGCGCGATTAGATCGATTAATTGCATCACCAAAAGCTCTCACAGAAGCAGAATCTCAGCTAGTTAAGTTTTTTAAGAGTAAAAAATTTCTGCGGTTTATTGAGTTTCCTAATCGCCTATCTTCCTTTGCCCAAACTATCTACAAATATGAAAAAGAAGCTGGCGATGAACTTAGTCAAGCTAAAGAACTTCGTCTTCAAATAAGTATCACTAGTTTTCTCATATCCGTCGCGATCGCGGCTTGGTTTATTAGGTTTATTAGCCGCGCGATCGCCATTGAGCAAGCTAACGACAAGCAAAAATTGCAAGATCAATTAATTGAACGTCAGCAAACAGAAGCTAAATTACTCAAGAGTGAATCTCATCAACGCGCCATCCTTAGTGCACTTCCCGATATGATCATTCGCATAAATCGGGAAGGCTTTTACTCAGAATTTATTGCTAGTCCTAGCTTTCCTATGTTGGGGATTGCGGCTGATCTCGTGGGAACCAATTTGTCTGAGACACTCCCTCCTGATGTAGTCCAACAACGGATGGAATATATCCAACTGACGTTGCAAACTAATTCTATCCAGATTTATGAACAAACTCTTTTTGTTAATGGAAGGGAGCAAGTCGAGGAGGTGCGAATTGTTCCTTATAGTGAAGATGAAGTCTTGCTGCTAGTGCGAGATATTAGCGAACAGTATTTTGCCCAGCGCGATCGCCAACAGGCTGAAATAGCACTAGCCGCCAGTGAAGCCAAAAGCCGCGCAATCCTATCGATGATTCCTGAATTAATGTTTCGGGTGGGGAGAGACTTGGTTTATCGGGAATTTATCTCCCAGCCCAAGGATTTTGAGATGGCGTTACAAAATGTCAATATCACTGGTAGATCGATGCTGGAAATGTTACCCGCAGATATTGCGGAAAGACATATTAGCTATCTGCAAAGAGCCTTGCAAACTGGCGAATTGCAATTCTATGAGCAAAAAATTCAAGATGGCGATCGCTTCTATTACGAAGAGGTTAGAGTGATTAAGATTAATGAAGACGAAGTCCTGTTTATGATTCGGGACATTAGCGATCGCAAACAGGCTGAATTAGCATTAGCTAAAAGCGAAGCCCATAGCAAAGCAATGCTCTCAGCAATTCCCGATCTGATGCTTCGAGTTGGAGCTGATGGAGTTTATCGAGAATTCGTCACGCAAAATCGTGGTTTTGCGATCGATACTCCCAAGATTGATCGCGCTGGTCAGTCGATGCTGGATGTGTTACCTGAAGCTATTGTCGAACGTCAGTTTTACTATTTACAGAAAGCTATAGAAACGGGAGGACTGCAAGTCTATGAGCAACAAGTTCAAGTAGCGGATCGCTTAATATATGAAGAAGTTAGAGTTGTGAAGAGTGGCGAAGATGAAGTTCTGTTTATGATCCGCGACATTAGCGATCGCAAACAAACAGAATTAGCTCTGGGAAAAGAACTTCGCCGCAGTGAAATGCTCTTTAACACTTCCTTAGATGGTCTATTGGTTTTAGATATTGAAGGTAAGATCATAGAAGCTAATCAGAGTTTTGCGGACATGTTAGGCTATAGCCTCGAAGAAGTTATGGCATTGCGTATCTACGACATTGATACCAGATGGACACCAGAAGAACTTAATAAGGGAGTTCATGAGTTTGGGCAAGATAAAAGGGTAAAGTTTGAGACCTTACATCGTCGTAAGGATGGTTCGCTATGCACTGTAGAAATTGCTGCTAGTAGCGTTAGTTGGGCAGATGAGATCGTCCAGTTTGCTATTTGTCGGGATATCAGTGCGCGTAAGCAAGCCGAGCTAGAACTACTCCAACTCAATCAGTCCTTAGAGAGTAAAGTCAGAGAACGTACAGCAGAACTCCAACAAACTAATGAAGAATTGATCTGTGCTACAAGACTCAAGGATGAATTTCTTGCTAATATGAGCCACGAACTTCGCACGCCTCTTAATGCGATTCTGGGTATGACTGAGGGGCTACAAGAGCAGGTTTATGGCGATCTGAACGAGCGACAGCTAAAAGCATTGGAAACTGTTGAACGCAGTGGCTCTCACCTGCTGGAGTTGATCAATGATATCCTCGATTTGGCGAAAATTGAAGCGGGACAAATCGAATTAGATTGCACCCCCACATCAATTAGTCATCTATGTCAATCTAGCCTGTCATTTATCAGACAACATGCTTTGCAAAAAGGCATTCAGCTTGAAGTAAAAACTCCGCTAAATCTTCCTAGTCTGGTTGTTGATGAACGACGTATTCGCCAAGTTTTGATTAATCTGCTGAACAATGCAGTCAAGTTCACACCAAAGGGAGGACGGGTTAATCTAGAAGTTGCGCAGTTGCCTCCTGATGTAGATACTAGCGATCGCTCTTCACTCCAATACTTACGCATTTCTGTGATTGATACTGGTATCGGTATCTCACCAGAAAATATCAAGAAATTATTTCAGCCCTTTATCCAAATTGATAGTGCTTTAAATCGCCAATATGAAGGAACGGGGCTAGGGCTTGCCCTCGTGAAGCGCATTATCGAACTTCATAATGGCAGAGTGGGACTAACTAGTGAGTTAGGTGTAGGAAGCTGTTTTACAGTCGATTTACCCCATGATTTTGCTTCTGATATAGTCGTCCGTAAACAACCAGAGACCACTTTATTATTGGATGCTCCAATCACAAACGAGAACGATGATCAATTCCCACTCATTTTGTTAGTAGAAGACAACGAAGCTAATATCATTACCATTGTGAGTTATCTAGAAGCTAAGCAATATCGCGTTTTGTTAGCAAAGAATGGTCAAGATGCGATCGCGATTGCCAAAGCTCATCAACCTGACATAATTTTGATGGATATTCAAATGCCTGTGATGGATGGCATAGAGGCGATTAGACAAATTCGCCTTGATCCTAACTTGATTAATATTCCAATTATTGCGATGACAGCATTAGCCATGTCAGGCGATCGCGATCGTTGTCTTGAGGCAGGAGCTAATGACTACTTGAGTAAGCCTCTAAAGCTAAAGCAATTAGTAACGATGATTCAAATACATGTGGATCGGCTGAAGCGCGAATAAAGTGAAGACACTAATAGTAATAGTAACAATAAAAAAAATTCTTTGTTTTTTTCAGTTGAATGATGATGAAGAGGTTAATATAAGAGGTAACTTCTGACTTTTGCGTGTATTTTTTGGGATTACACAATATTTATGTCTACTGATGTAAACGTCTTCACTACAAACGATCTGGGGGCAGTGATAGTCCGTAACCCACTAGTTGTCAAGGCTGAAACTACAGTCATCGAAGCGATCTCCCAGATGAGCGATCGCAATGAGAATGTTATGCTCGCAAAGGTTCAAGCAAGCTGTGTGTTGGTGGTTGAAGAAGAAAAAGTCCTTGGTATTTTCACAGAACATGATGTGGTGCGTCTTATTGCCCAGTCGCGATCGCTAGAAACGTTGACTATGCAAGAGGTAATGACCTCGCCTGTGCTCACAATTCAGGAAACTGAATGTGCGGATTTATCCTCATTGATGAAGATGATGCAACAGCAGCACATTCGCCATTTGCCGATCTTGAATGATGATAATCGGCTCTTGGGAATTGTCACCATCGAAAGCCTTTTGCAAGAGATGCATTCCTCATCTCAGCTTTTAAAAAAATCCTCCGAAGCAGAACTAAAACTGAGTGAACAAAGATTTAGGTCGGTGACAAAAGCTGCACCTGTGGGAATTTGTCGTACTGACAAGCTTGGTAACTGTATCTATATGAACGATCGATGGTGTCAGATTTCAGGATTAACGCCATCAGAGGCTGAGGGATTGGGTTGGATAAATGGCATTCATCCCTGCGATCGCGAACTTCTTTCGAGAGAATGGAATGATTCCATGCAAGAAAATCGCCCCTTCAAACTTGAGTATCGGTTTCAAAATTTATCAGGGAGAATTACTTGGGCATATGCAGAGGCTGTAGCTGAATATGATGAGTTGGGCGAAATTATTGGTTATGTTGG includes:
- a CDS encoding PAS domain S-box protein, whose translation is MIVASLLIREKLLSAIAVHPLIVTADALVMTAITAMGETGASCGLVVSNADPKENSLIGILTESDIVRLVAQSIPLDQPIHSVMQYRVVTIQESALRDIQSVLNIFQQHRVHHLPVLDGDRLVGLLTQDVLTELLSEIVLNVDTSTNIVDQTASLRYRALMDGASDAILVANSQGNLIEVNQRAEALLGYSREELTSLHMSQIHPPESLEAARNHFRNVAQKNIGPNLDSIVLRKDGDLIPVEITGSRIELNGEYFALGIFRDISDLKQTELLLQNLSTRLELALQSAQIGTWEWDVVTNGLIWDERMYELYGVNPDDFSGAYEAWINAMHPEDLPNALEVSRQALAGEKEYNTEFRVVLKDGGIRAIKAHAIIQWNEQGEPMRMIGINYDISDRKQAELDLQQEVLRRATIFNASSDGIHILDIEGNLLEFNDKFAQMLGYTSAEIADFNVADWDAQWTPEELHEVIRQNILNDNIFETLHRRKDGLIFPVEISRRLMEWQGEFALVCISRDISDRKQAEIALQESQHFIQQIAEASPNILYLYDIQEQRNVYTNREIFTILGYSSEEIQAMGENFVLDLMHPDDQKSALLKYYEKVKVAQDREIVETEYRMRHANGEWRWLYSRDVVFSRDVNGQVKQTIGTAQDITERKRLQQSQNRLTAILEASTDYISMSDVKGVIFWQNAELKRLCGINLNENAMQFGLVDCHPQWAIDLLEQEAIPFAISNGSWLGETALLDAEGKEILVSQLVLVHRSSQGEIEFFSNIMRDMRVYKEYERQLERTNTDLIRATSLKDEFLANMSHELRTPLNAILGMTEGLQEGVFGAVNERQLKALKTVESSGSHLLELINDILDVSKIESGQISLDYASTDAIALCQASLIFIKQQALKKHIQIEAKLPQNLPNLWVDERRIRQVLINLLNNAVKFTLEGGLITLEVTQLPPELSTTECTSQSFLRIAVTDTGIGIAPENIHKLFQPFIQIDSALNRKYTGTGLGLSLVKRIVELHGGRVGLTSEIGVGSCFTIELPYTPLSADQSRSQNLITNSEVNFPVADATDDIKSPLILLAEDNEANITTLSSYLIAKGYHVVIAKNGLEAIALAKDHLPQLILMDVQMPEMDGLEAIKQIRLDPDMVKIPIIALTALAMAGDREKCLEVGANDYLTKPVKLKQLVEIIQQLLV
- a CDS encoding PAS domain S-box protein, translated to MFLSNKIVYGYAIALCITSLGTASGLLLGNYYHQEALQKSQTISQEHQSLNALQLDVLYNRPAKQLSSYVKEDPQDFRRESAKFLESIQTTLTILENHTASGKLSKIEGIEPLINEHKVFLREFKQESQDLIARLDRLIASPKALTEAESQLVKFFKSKKFLRFIEFPNRLSSFAQTIYKYEKEAGDELSQAKELRLQISITSFLISVAIAAWFIRFISRAIAIEQANDKQKLQDQLIERQQTEAKLLKSESHQRAILSALPDMIIRINREGFYSEFIASPSFPMLGIAADLVGTNLSETLPPDVVQQRMEYIQLTLQTNSIQIYEQTLFVNGREQVEEVRIVPYSEDEVLLLVRDISEQYFAQRDRQQAEIALAASEAKSRAILSMIPELMFRVGRDLVYREFISQPKDFEMALQNVNITGRSMLEMLPADIAERHISYLQRALQTGELQFYEQKIQDGDRFYYEEVRVIKINEDEVLFMIRDISDRKQAELALAKSEAHSKAMLSAIPDLMLRVGADGVYREFVTQNRGFAIDTPKIDRAGQSMLDVLPEAIVERQFYYLQKAIETGGLQVYEQQVQVADRLIYEEVRVVKSGEDEVLFMIRDISDRKQTELALGKELRRSEMLFNTSLDGLLVLDIEGKIIEANQSFADMLGYSLEEVMALRIYDIDTRWTPEELNKGVHEFGQDKRVKFETLHRRKDGSLCTVEIAASSVSWADEIVQFAICRDISARKQAELELLQLNQSLESKVRERTAELQQTNEELICATRLKDEFLANMSHELRTPLNAILGMTEGLQEQVYGDLNERQLKALETVERSGSHLLELINDILDLAKIEAGQIELDCTPTSISHLCQSSLSFIRQHALQKGIQLEVKTPLNLPSLVVDERRIRQVLINLLNNAVKFTPKGGRVNLEVAQLPPDVDTSDRSSLQYLRISVIDTGIGISPENIKKLFQPFIQIDSALNRQYEGTGLGLALVKRIIELHNGRVGLTSELGVGSCFTVDLPHDFASDIVVRKQPETTLLLDAPITNENDDQFPLILLVEDNEANIITIVSYLEAKQYRVLLAKNGQDAIAIAKAHQPDIILMDIQMPVMDGIEAIRQIRLDPNLINIPIIAMTALAMSGDRDRCLEAGANDYLSKPLKLKQLVTMIQIHVDRLKRE
- a CDS encoding transglutaminase family protein, encoding MEEYLQVTEVIDWQHPEIIKCSQQIASGHKTPDAIAKACFEWVRDNICHSFDFHMNPVTCRASDVLQHKTGYCFAKSHLLAALLRANQIPAGFCYQRLSIDDRGAPYSLHGFNAIYLPEIGWYRVDARGNKAGVNAQFKPPHEQLAYKTQLPEEADFQVIFAEPMQIVIDALQSQTTWNDMLHNLPDISLDSAKNYGLL
- the ccsB gene encoding c-type cytochrome biogenesis protein CcsB, encoding MQLVALQNLLDNSSFAVLFATMLVFWVHVAFPNLPYLRSLGNAGMAIANLCIATLLGARWIDAGYFPLSNLYESLFFLAWGITTMHIVVNRIGNKSANDTAKRLVGAFTSPLAMGITAFAALALPSGMQVSEPLVPALKSNWLMMHVSVMLLSYAALMTGSILAIAFLIVTRGQDVVLQGSSFGTNLRSVADGNSTNNSSSETFAAFAVESMGGILNSGNLQSANSMTLTADAIATQAKPLSLRRLTIGETLDNLSYRAIGLGFPLLTIGIIAGGVWANEAWGSYWSWDPKETWSLITWLVFAAYLHTRITKGWQGRKPAILASVGLLVVWTCYLGVNLLGKGLHSYGWFL
- a CDS encoding alpha/beta hydrolase — translated: MTLNYRSLPSKLPNPDAKGVIVALHGWGANCDDLISLAPMVGLANYQWICPEAPFNHPMPNGKMWYDLQSLDIEGLAKSCELLSQFLEDLPAMTGIPLEKTFLLGFSQGGAMTLDVGLAFPLAGLIALSGYLHITEEELQELSDHSFPPILIAHGTEDTVVPIGVARNTREVFERLGVTVEYEEYEMSHEIRPETCDRIQEFILQHQT